In a genomic window of Methylovirgula sp. 4M-Z18:
- a CDS encoding Swt1 family HEPN domain-containing protein — MTTDDQIQLFVLKCAAVKLAVDEINPGAAVARTPPSDAEATIKSSVAQFSADVRENAVRMAEYYKLFYMLENDIRKLIDETLAEAYGPDWWDVHAPNTAKDECKANQQREQEAGFTARSDSELDYVTFGHLGDIIRHNWTLFGGILSNQKAMGRVMYSLNNLRGPIAHCGILAEDEVDRLKLTVKDWFRLLEGPK, encoded by the coding sequence ATGACTACCGACGATCAGATTCAGTTGTTTGTGCTCAAATGCGCAGCGGTTAAGCTCGCAGTCGATGAAATCAATCCAGGCGCCGCAGTTGCTCGTACGCCGCCATCAGATGCTGAGGCAACGATCAAATCGTCTGTGGCGCAGTTTTCTGCAGATGTACGTGAGAATGCAGTTCGGATGGCGGAATATTACAAGCTGTTTTACATGCTTGAAAACGACATTCGGAAACTGATTGATGAGACGTTAGCCGAGGCTTACGGGCCCGATTGGTGGGACGTGCATGCTCCAAATACGGCGAAGGACGAGTGCAAGGCCAATCAACAGCGGGAACAAGAAGCTGGATTCACGGCACGTTCTGACAGCGAGCTTGATTACGTCACTTTCGGGCATCTGGGAGACATCATTCGACACAATTGGACGTTGTTCGGCGGCATTTTGAGTAATCAGAAAGCCATGGGGAGGGTAATGTATTCGCTTAACAATTTGCGGGGGCCGATCGCTCACTGCGGAATCTTGGCAGAGGATGAAGTTGATCGGCTCAAGCTCACGGTGAAAGATTGGTTTCGTCTTTTAGAAGGGCCGAAGTAA
- a CDS encoding 1-aminocyclopropane-1-carboxylate deaminase encodes MSLLKKFERYPLTFGPTPIEHLPRLTEALGGKVQIYAKRDDCNSGLAMGGNKLRKLEYIVPDAIASGADTLVSIGGVQSNHTRMVAATAAKIGMKCVVIQEKWVPHYDAVYDRVGNILMTRLMGADSRLVEDGFDIGIRKSWEDAIRSVKDAGGKPYPIPAGASVHKYGALGYIGFAEEVATQEEELGFKFDYIIVCVVTGSTQGGMIVGFAAQNRATQVIGIDASGTLEQTRAQVRSIVDNAAELVGLGRKIREDEIVINPDYAYPAYGVPSNETNEAIRLAARTEAMITDPVYEGKSMQGLIDLTRKGFFPEGSKVLYAHLGGAPALNGYSYYYREG; translated from the coding sequence ATGTCCCTCTTGAAAAAATTCGAACGCTACCCGCTCACCTTTGGCCCGACGCCCATCGAACATCTGCCGCGGCTCACGGAAGCGCTCGGCGGCAAGGTGCAGATCTATGCCAAGCGGGACGATTGCAATTCGGGCCTCGCCATGGGCGGCAACAAGCTCAGGAAGCTCGAATATATCGTGCCGGACGCCATCGCTTCGGGCGCCGACACGCTGGTTTCCATCGGCGGCGTTCAGTCCAATCACACCCGCATGGTTGCGGCGACCGCCGCCAAGATCGGCATGAAATGCGTCGTCATCCAGGAGAAATGGGTGCCGCATTACGATGCGGTCTACGACCGCGTCGGCAATATCCTGATGACCCGCCTGATGGGCGCGGACAGCCGGCTTGTCGAGGACGGCTTCGACATCGGCATCCGCAAGAGCTGGGAGGATGCGATCCGGTCGGTCAAGGATGCCGGCGGCAAGCCTTATCCCATTCCCGCCGGCGCGTCGGTGCATAAATACGGCGCGCTCGGCTATATCGGCTTTGCCGAGGAAGTGGCGACGCAGGAGGAAGAGCTCGGCTTCAAATTCGACTACATCATCGTCTGCGTCGTCACCGGCTCGACCCAGGGCGGCATGATCGTCGGCTTCGCGGCACAGAACCGCGCAACCCAAGTGATTGGCATCGACGCTTCGGGTACGCTCGAGCAAACCCGGGCGCAGGTGCGCAGCATCGTGGACAATGCCGCGGAATTGGTTGGGCTCGGCCGCAAGATTCGCGAGGACGAGATCGTCATCAATCCGGACTATGCTTATCCGGCCTATGGCGTGCCATCGAATGAGACCAATGAAGCGATCCGCCTTGCCGCACGCACCGAAGCCATGATCACGGACCCGGTCTACGAAGGCAAATCGATGCAGGGCCTGATCGACCTCACCCGCAAGGGCTTTTTCCCTGAGGGCTCGAAAGTGCTCTACGCCCATCTCGGCGGTGCACCGGCGCTCAACGGCTACAGCTACTACTACCGCGAAGGCTGA
- a CDS encoding DUF5343 domain-containing protein — protein MLSLQTVFDLKMGGEDMAESSSPSAKSLDGGTKEQSGKSASAPRKIPGNLPYLPASGTLKKALDRLIEAARPPKFNPDFLENVLKLKGGSARNTIPILKRMGLLTSEGVPTELYAKFRTESGRGEAALQALRNGFPEIFKRSEYAHAVEDNKLRDIVMEITGLNATDPVAQAIRNTFKVVKSFIPPGFEKVSGAEEEIIDEITGGADVLGVGKAAGTGSATVSGAIARDRTIRNEIGLTYNINIVLPETSDLKVLNAIFRSIKENLM, from the coding sequence ATGCTGAGCCTGCAGACAGTTTTTGATCTGAAGATGGGGGGAGAAGATATGGCGGAAAGCTCGTCACCTAGCGCCAAGTCGTTGGACGGAGGAACCAAAGAGCAAAGCGGCAAATCTGCGTCTGCGCCGAGGAAGATTCCAGGCAACTTGCCATACTTGCCGGCGAGTGGGACTCTGAAAAAAGCGCTTGATCGGCTTATTGAGGCGGCACGGCCACCAAAATTCAATCCCGATTTCTTGGAGAATGTACTAAAGCTAAAGGGAGGCTCTGCGCGAAATACTATCCCAATTCTAAAGCGAATGGGCCTGCTGACAAGTGAGGGCGTGCCAACAGAGCTTTATGCTAAATTCCGTACCGAAAGCGGCCGTGGAGAGGCGGCCCTTCAGGCTTTGCGAAATGGCTTTCCCGAGATTTTTAAACGCAGCGAGTATGCTCATGCGGTCGAAGACAACAAACTCCGCGACATAGTTATGGAGATTACGGGTCTCAATGCGACCGATCCGGTTGCTCAAGCGATCCGCAACACGTTCAAGGTAGTTAAGTCCTTTATCCCTCCTGGCTTTGAGAAGGTTAGCGGCGCGGAGGAAGAGATTATCGATGAGATTACTGGTGGTGCCGACGTTCTTGGGGTGGGCAAAGCAGCTGGGACGGGAAGCGCCACCGTTTCGGGAGCAATTGCCCGGGATCGCACAATCCGAAACGAAATCGGATTAACATACAACATAAATATTGTTTTGCCTGAAACCTCTGATCTGAAGGTTTTGAACGCGATTTTTCGAAGCATCAAAGAGAACTTAATGTAA
- a CDS encoding propionyl-CoA synthetase, translated as MASHYAETYAAWQRDPIGFWAAAAKDIDWIKPPSRIFDPEAGVYGHWFPDATCNTCWNAVDRHVNNGLGTRVAISYDSPVTGAKRKITYAELQHEVATLAAVLRDLGVDTGDRVLIYMPMIPEAVFGMLACARIGAVHSVVFGGFASRELATRIDDAAPKLVLTASCGIEPNRVVPYKPLLDEAISLATAKPDATLLYQRPQMEAVLHARDHNWADRVAAAKAASHTAPCVELKATDPLYILYTSGTTGKPKGVVRDNGGHMVAQKWTMQNFYGVKSDETFWAASDIGWAVGHSLTVYAPLLHGCTTILFEGKPVGTPDPGTFWRIIEENKVVALFTAPTAFRAIKKEDPEGKYVGRYDLSSLRTLFLAGERSDPDTIAWASRLLNVPVVDNWWQTETSWVMVGNPVGMGLLPIKPGSASVPIPGYDVQVVDEAAHPVPAGTMGSIVVKLPLPPGCLPTLWQQDERMRESYLSEFPGFYKTADAGYRDADGYVYIMGRTDDIINVAGHRLSTGGIEEVLASHQDVAECAVIGIKDPLKGEAPCGFVVLKSGVRKPPAEVEREVVALVRDRIGPVASFKIAIAVNRLPKTRSGKILRGTMKKIADGDAWTMPPTIDDPAVLGEITDALKGRGLSE; from the coding sequence ATGGCCAGTCATTATGCAGAAACCTATGCCGCGTGGCAGCGCGATCCCATCGGTTTCTGGGCCGCGGCGGCAAAAGACATCGATTGGATCAAGCCGCCGAGCCGGATTTTCGATCCGGAGGCGGGCGTCTACGGCCATTGGTTTCCCGATGCGACCTGCAATACCTGCTGGAACGCCGTCGACCGGCACGTGAACAACGGCCTCGGCACACGCGTCGCGATCAGCTACGACAGTCCTGTCACCGGGGCGAAGCGCAAGATCACCTATGCCGAACTGCAGCACGAGGTCGCGACCCTCGCCGCCGTGCTGCGCGATCTTGGCGTCGATACGGGCGACCGTGTCCTGATCTATATGCCGATGATTCCGGAAGCGGTGTTCGGCATGCTGGCCTGCGCGCGGATCGGCGCGGTTCATTCCGTGGTGTTCGGCGGCTTTGCGTCGCGGGAGCTCGCCACGCGCATCGACGATGCCGCGCCCAAACTCGTTCTCACAGCATCCTGCGGCATCGAACCCAATCGCGTCGTGCCTTATAAACCGCTGCTCGACGAGGCGATCAGTCTTGCCACGGCCAAGCCCGATGCGACGCTGCTTTATCAGCGCCCGCAAATGGAAGCGGTGCTGCATGCGCGCGACCACAATTGGGCCGACCGCGTTGCCGCCGCCAAAGCGGCGTCGCATACGGCGCCCTGCGTCGAGCTCAAGGCGACCGATCCGCTCTACATTCTCTATACGTCCGGCACGACCGGCAAGCCGAAGGGCGTGGTGCGCGACAATGGCGGCCATATGGTCGCGCAGAAATGGACGATGCAGAATTTCTACGGCGTCAAATCCGACGAGACGTTTTGGGCGGCCTCCGATATCGGCTGGGCGGTCGGCCACTCGCTCACCGTTTACGCGCCGCTGCTGCACGGCTGCACGACCATTCTCTTCGAGGGTAAGCCGGTCGGCACGCCCGATCCGGGCACGTTCTGGCGGATTATCGAGGAAAACAAAGTGGTCGCGCTGTTCACGGCGCCCACCGCCTTCCGCGCCATCAAGAAGGAGGATCCGGAAGGCAAATATGTCGGCCGCTACGATCTTTCATCTTTGCGCACCTTGTTTCTCGCCGGCGAGCGCTCCGATCCGGACACGATCGCCTGGGCCTCGCGGCTGCTCAATGTGCCGGTCGTCGACAATTGGTGGCAGACCGAGACGAGCTGGGTGATGGTGGGCAATCCGGTCGGCATGGGATTGTTGCCGATCAAGCCCGGCAGCGCCAGCGTGCCGATCCCGGGCTATGACGTGCAGGTGGTGGATGAGGCGGCGCATCCGGTTCCAGCCGGAACCATGGGCTCCATCGTCGTGAAATTGCCGCTGCCGCCCGGATGCCTGCCGACCTTGTGGCAGCAGGACGAGCGCATGCGCGAAAGCTATCTCTCCGAATTTCCCGGTTTCTATAAAACCGCCGATGCCGGGTATCGCGACGCGGACGGCTATGTCTACATCATGGGCCGCACCGACGACATCATCAACGTCGCGGGCCATCGCCTCTCCACCGGCGGGATCGAGGAAGTGTTGGCGTCGCACCAGGATGTGGCGGAATGCGCGGTCATCGGCATCAAGGATCCGCTCAAGGGAGAAGCGCCGTGCGGTTTCGTCGTGCTCAAGAGCGGCGTGCGCAAGCCGCCGGCCGAAGTGGAACGCGAAGTCGTGGCCTTGGTGCGCGACAGGATTGGCCCCGTCGCGTCGTTCAAGATCGCCATCGCCGTCAACCGGCTGCCGAAAACGCGTTCGGGCAAGATCCTGCGCGGCACGATGAAGAAAATCGCCGATGGCGACGCGTGGACGATGCCGCCGACAATCGACGATCCGGCGGTGCTTGGTGAGATTACGGATGCGTTGAAGGGACGTGGTTTATCGGAGTAG
- a CDS encoding SDR family NAD(P)-dependent oxidoreductase, with product MDLKLKNKLALVSGSTAGIGLAIATALAQEGARVIVNGRTEAAVDAAVHQIRAQTNGVAHGFAGDLSRASVAEDLAKVHPGIEILVNNLGIFEPKPFEDIPDADWLKFFDVNVLSGVRLARLFLPAMRQANWGRIIFISSESAVQIPAEMIHYGMTKTAQLAVSRGLAEAVAGTGITVNSVLPGPTRSRGVGDFVEALAKDAGQSFEDFETEFFTRVRPTSLIKRFASTEEVGSLVAYIASPLASATTGAALRVDGGVIKSAF from the coding sequence ATGGATCTGAAATTGAAGAACAAGCTTGCTTTGGTCAGCGGCAGCACGGCGGGCATCGGCCTCGCCATTGCCACGGCTTTGGCGCAGGAAGGCGCGCGCGTCATCGTCAATGGTCGCACCGAAGCGGCGGTGGATGCCGCCGTGCACCAGATCCGCGCCCAGACGAATGGCGTCGCGCATGGGTTTGCCGGCGATCTGAGCCGCGCGTCGGTGGCCGAAGATCTCGCCAAGGTTCATCCCGGCATCGAGATTCTCGTCAACAATCTGGGGATTTTCGAGCCGAAGCCGTTCGAGGATATTCCGGATGCCGATTGGCTCAAATTCTTCGACGTGAACGTGCTGAGCGGCGTGCGGCTGGCGCGTTTGTTCCTGCCGGCGATGCGGCAAGCGAATTGGGGCCGCATCATCTTCATTTCGAGCGAGAGCGCCGTCCAGATCCCGGCGGAAATGATTCATTACGGCATGACGAAAACCGCGCAGCTCGCCGTCTCGCGCGGCCTCGCCGAAGCGGTCGCCGGAACCGGCATTACGGTGAATAGCGTCTTGCCGGGACCGACGCGCTCGCGCGGCGTCGGCGATTTCGTCGAGGCGCTTGCGAAAGACGCTGGGCAGTCGTTCGAAGACTTCGAGACCGAGTTTTTCACCCGCGTGCGGCCGACCTCGCTGATCAAGCGCTTCGCGTCAACCGAGGAAGTGGGGTCGCTGGTCGCCTATATCGCCAGCCCGCTTGCCTCCGCGACCACCGGCGCCGCTTTGCGGGTCGATGGCGGCGTGATCAAGAGCGCGTTCTGA
- a CDS encoding Lrp/AsnC family transcriptional regulator yields the protein MKESSTTDLDRIDLNILRALQSDGRLTNAELAERVNVSPATCHRRTQRLFDEGFITGFRAEIAPASVGFGALVMVGVVLDRSTPESFAAFEGAAVKLKHVLECNLVAGDFDYLLKIRVRDMADFNKLHGEKLIALPGVRQTRTFFVMKEVKDDARLPF from the coding sequence ATGAAAGAATCTTCCACAACGGATCTTGATCGCATCGACCTCAATATCCTCCGCGCCCTACAGTCCGATGGACGATTGACGAATGCCGAACTGGCCGAACGCGTGAACGTCAGTCCCGCCACCTGCCACAGGCGCACGCAACGCCTGTTCGACGAGGGTTTTATAACCGGCTTCCGGGCGGAAATCGCGCCGGCCTCGGTTGGCTTCGGCGCGCTCGTGATGGTCGGTGTCGTGCTCGACCGCTCGACGCCCGAAAGTTTCGCCGCTTTCGAGGGCGCCGCGGTCAAGTTGAAACATGTGCTCGAATGCAATCTCGTAGCCGGCGACTTCGACTACCTGCTGAAAATCCGCGTCCGCGACATGGCGGACTTCAACAAGCTGCACGGGGAGAAACTGATCGCCTTGCCGGGCGTCCGGCAGACGCGGACCTTCTTCGTGATGAAAGAGGTCAAGGACGATGCGCGCCTGCCGTTCTGA
- a CDS encoding sulfite exporter TauE/SafE family protein: protein MITDWQFYLLAVPAVILMGVSKGGFSGLSVLSMPLLSLAVSPVKAAAIMLPILIIQDVVSVWAYRSTWDRRNLAILIPGALAGVILGYALAAKVQDTEVKFVVGLIAAGFVIYTYWRQRIAGELKPHAADVPRGLFWGGLTGFTSFVAHAGAPPFQVYVMPQQLAPQIYVGTSVICFAIVNWLKVLPYLLLGQFSRENLETSGALFPIAVVSTLAGVWLVRRVDAQSFYTVIYVLTFGVGVWLIGESLWAM, encoded by the coding sequence ATGATCACCGATTGGCAATTCTATCTGCTCGCAGTTCCGGCGGTGATTTTGATGGGCGTGTCGAAGGGCGGGTTTTCCGGCCTGAGCGTGCTGTCGATGCCGCTCCTGTCCCTCGCCGTCTCCCCCGTCAAGGCGGCGGCGATCATGCTGCCGATCCTGATCATTCAGGACGTCGTCAGCGTCTGGGCCTATCGAAGCACGTGGGACCGGCGCAATCTTGCGATTCTGATCCCCGGCGCGCTCGCCGGCGTCATCCTCGGCTATGCGCTGGCGGCCAAGGTCCAGGACACTGAGGTCAAATTCGTCGTCGGGCTGATCGCGGCCGGATTCGTGATCTACACCTATTGGCGGCAGCGCATCGCCGGCGAACTCAAGCCGCATGCGGCCGACGTGCCGCGCGGCCTGTTCTGGGGCGGCCTCACCGGCTTCACCAGTTTCGTCGCCCATGCCGGCGCGCCGCCGTTCCAGGTCTATGTCATGCCGCAGCAACTGGCGCCGCAGATTTATGTCGGCACCAGCGTGATCTGCTTTGCCATCGTCAATTGGCTCAAGGTCCTGCCCTATCTGCTGCTCGGTCAATTCTCCCGCGAGAATCTGGAAACCTCCGGCGCGCTGTTTCCGATTGCCGTCGTCTCGACCCTCGCCGGTGTGTGGCTGGTGCGCCGCGTCGACGCGCAAAGCTTCTACACGGTGATTTACGTTCTCACCTTCGGCGTCGGCGTGTGGCTGATCGGCGAGAGCCTGTGGGCGATGTAA
- a CDS encoding L,D-transpeptidase, whose translation MIGTPLLLAGCASNRYGQQASVPANPAIDPYYLAMYGEIDDERFPVPAVDLTQIDPQYFRQEVDYSTHERPGTIIVDPAEFFAFFVLGNGRAIRYGVGVGREEAFNFRGTATIGRKEVWPGWTPTSDMVAREPKRYGPYAKGLPGGPDSPLGPRALYLYRDGQDTHYRLHGNSEPWTIGTNVSSGCIRFIYQDIIDLYRRVPLGTKVVVLTTNAPSEPPQDDNEMYSDVADHRRPSPTRRVRPNPDDQMYPDPDDQMYPVYPAYPGPYY comes from the coding sequence TTGATCGGAACTCCCCTGTTGCTCGCGGGCTGCGCCAGCAATCGCTATGGCCAGCAAGCCTCGGTACCGGCGAACCCCGCCATCGACCCCTATTATCTCGCCATGTATGGCGAAATCGACGACGAGCGCTTTCCGGTTCCCGCAGTCGATTTGACGCAAATTGACCCGCAATATTTCCGGCAGGAAGTCGATTATTCCACCCATGAGCGGCCGGGCACCATCATCGTCGATCCGGCCGAATTTTTTGCCTTCTTTGTCTTGGGCAACGGCCGCGCGATCCGCTACGGCGTTGGCGTCGGGCGCGAGGAGGCCTTCAACTTCCGCGGCACGGCGACCATCGGGCGCAAGGAAGTATGGCCCGGCTGGACGCCGACCTCGGACATGGTCGCGCGCGAGCCGAAGCGCTACGGCCCCTATGCCAAGGGCCTTCCCGGCGGCCCCGACAGCCCGCTCGGCCCCCGCGCGCTTTACCTCTACCGCGATGGCCAGGACACCCATTACCGCCTGCACGGCAATTCCGAACCCTGGACGATCGGCACCAATGTCTCGTCCGGCTGTATCCGCTTTATTTACCAGGACATCATCGATCTCTACCGCCGCGTGCCCTTGGGAACCAAAGTGGTGGTCCTGACCACGAACGCGCCATCAGAGCCGCCGCAGGACGATAATGAGATGTATTCGGATGTCGCCGACCATAGGCGTCCGAGTCCCACCCGTCGGGTGCGTCCGAACCCGGACGATCAGATGTATCCGGATCCCGACGATCAAATGTATCCGGTATATCCAGCGTATCCAGGTCCCTACTATTAA